One Cryptomeria japonica chromosome 9, Sugi_1.0, whole genome shotgun sequence genomic window carries:
- the LOC131077922 gene encoding uncharacterized protein LOC131077922 isoform X3 translates to MEEKSIGLGIGPDVPVYNKAPFKEGIYSIPMAGDPAFPPQDMGSSMGNSSRFNESQRYRPVDLSVRTGEEFAMAFSPLSGGGWTENNPGGYWMFGGRKSQIPEGEGTHGYAYEGGMMGMGGQMISGNNISDVAERGNFTAEYGGDYHGVNNENPRAAQGFGLGVDDEFPFDDGSVPQSEFLHRSASAATDDAGGSQKVKFMCSFGGKILPRPSDGALRYVGGETRIVTVGRGIGYSELMQKMVEVCGLVVLLKYQLPNEDLDALVSVSCDEDIENMMDEYERLLEGSGEGSPRLRLFLFTASDSDLAHLASMNDHKLSKQRYVDAVNGITEIGFRKNEDSLASASSQNLENLIGLDSGNNLNSMLPDQGVASGPLPIKIMPQDVVNSGPLPTSSPVSSKQGTSKVPILTPSTSSSSVLSSVPTHPNQSGLGDSSGLFIPEQQGNVAGHSYSVFQQLDRGAGYHDTDYRRPVPSVTTFQSDPQIKAAGSRREWQQENFDVSQSMLDTRSDTLLPPLDPHPTVAQHPTPSTYWQHHVDSYPQNFRYIQQANVEGGPARQLFQQHSLQEAHQNNPWQVMHDGRVYMNAAQEQQQQQSDLFGGSYSDKPASAHIQAHMASTTGSLQPISGSQSSHLIGHQNSLGQQHLQMHRPPNVKLMEQPSYGPRLHYYDHNSRAVHPMSLPSQYQRQGYEQFARQQDLCQDHLFHSEENIMPQHIVPTVHSDGALQNLVTKPVHAMYEGISQGHHTNGSVRQPPSNVRENFVQESVISAGDHQDMTDRRRLQPMISRQQGYTIPHGGMEYVVKQSSSPYIHERQDEGNYVLQHRMQEPDFDAASSGRMAKSEAKQDENGTDLSGRHLTEPGTTSSGIFLPEDPYGLSRSGLGDSRHTYQQSDNFGSFEPTSYQFKQAPTAGDMKAVGILPDPVQATRRTAIMNEVAVPSSGINIQEVRVVNPLQESMLVDQLPSTSSLLPGVDQSIEQRLRDVNLSSYLPNTEGEPSISSETTSMWWNGNGGDDCVKVDMLHNVHKQSVELGEVKLQDGSPLVSKSEISEPGDISVSAVHNESSSNLICMAEQPQEQLLGEMATADASGHLSFTLPDDISNARSSNKNKEFFSNSEPITLPESSQYGIQVPAKEIVDDDSGHAVRDIHSNRSSFDRVKDGDVTSPVGKSEYDSTMDLLKDVSASYVGTGKVTEPSSCTKTISSSNLSPISNNSVSTSFLVQDKVTYREEVSVKDGFGLGLSSQALPLSDIKVEDKHGEGEGQNAFKDLPDLPAASVQLPLCNAPTLSMHEWDQATEGGNVQGNTSQRDPLKGAEDEMVTISDSITEDHIAIESGMDEPDIVIKEAINLGLQTIKYADLEELRELGSGTFGTVYHGKWRGTDVAIKRIKNSCFMGKPSEQERLRADFWREAHMLAQLHHPNVVAFYGVVPDGPGGTLATVTEYMVNGSLKQVLQRKDRYRGIDLRKRLIISMDAAFGMEYLHGKNIVHFDLKCENLLVNMRDPQRPICKVGDLGLSKIKHQTLVSGGVRGTLPWMAPELLNGSSNMVSEKVDVFSFGIVMWELLTGEEPYANMHYGAIIGGIVNNTLRPPIPGSCDPAWRSLMERCWSADPSARPNFTEITSGLRSMATSLRSKGQGHQAHVPVHPQN, encoded by the exons ATGGAGGAAAAATCAATAGGCTTAGGTATAGGACCAGATGTGCCTGTTTATAATAAAGCCCCATTTAAAGAGGGCATCTATTCCATACCCATGGCTGGGGATCCGGCCTTTCCTCCTCAAGATATGGGTTCTTCCATGGGTAACAGCTCTAGGTTTAACGAAAGCCAAAGGTATCGCCCTGTGGATCTTAGTGTTAGGACTGGGGAAGAGTTTGCCATGGCGTTTTCTCCCTTGAGTGGTGGTGGCTGGACTGAGAATAATCCTGGTGGGTATTGGATGTTTGGTGGGAGGAAAAGCCAGATTCCTGAGGGTGAGGGGACTCATGGTTATGCTTATGAGGGGGGAATGATGGGCATGGGTGGGCAAATGATATCGGGGAATAATATATCTGATGTGGCAGAGAGAGGCAATTTTACTGCAGAGTATGGGGGAGATTATCATGGGGTAAATAATGAGAACCCCAGGGCAGCACAGGGTTTTGGTTTGGGGGTTGATGACGAATTCCCGTTTGATGATGGCTCTGTACCCCAATCAGAATTTCTTCATCGTTCAGCCTCAGCCGCAACAGATGATGCCGGTGGGTCTCAGAAGGTGAAGTTCATGTGTAGTTTTGGGGGCAAAATTTTGCCCAGGCCAAGCGATGGTGCTTTAAGATATGTAGGTGGTGAGACTCGAATTGTCACTGTCGGTAGGGGTATTGGATATTCAGAGCTCATGCAGAAGATGGTGGAGGTGTGTGGTCTGGTTGTGTTACTTAAGTATCAATTGCCCAATGAGGATCTTGATGCTCTGGTTTCtgtttcttgtgatgaggatatcGAGAATATGATGGATGAGTATgagaggcttctagaaggttcaGGCGAAGGATCACCCAGGCTCAGACTGTTTCTTTTCACTGCATCTGATTCTGATCTAGCCCATCTTGCTTCAATGAACGATCACAAATTATCCAAGCAGCGTTATGTAGATGCTGTCAATGGGATAACAGAGATAGGCTTCAGGAAAAATGAGGACAGTTTGGCAAGTGCATCTTCACAAAATTTGGAGAATTTGATTGGTCTGGATTCTGGGAATAATTTGAACTCGATGTTGCCAGATCAGGGAGTTGCGTCAGGTCCATTGCCCATCAAAATAATGCCCCAGGATGTTGTGAATTCAGGTCCTCTACCAACTAGCTCACCAGTTTCTTCTAAGCAAGGTACTTCTAAAGTCCCTATCCTAACGccatcaacttcatcttcatctgTGTTGTCCTCGGTGCCCACTCATCCCAACCAGTCTGGATTAGGAGATAGTTCTGGACTTTTTATCCCAGAACAACAAGGAAATGTTGCTGGTCATTCATACTCTGTATTCCAACAACTAGACAGAGGGGCTGGTTATCATGATACAGATTACAGGAGACCTGTGCCATCTGTTACCACCTTTCAGAGTGATCCTCAGATTAAAGCCGCTGGGTCTAGGAGAGAGTGGCAGCAAGAGAACTTTGATGTTTCCCAGTCCATGTTGGATACTAGATCAGATACACTGCTGCCTCCTCTGGATCCACACCCTACTGTTGCACAGCATCCAACACCATCTACATATTGGCAACATCATGTAGATTCATATCCACAAAATTTCAGATACATTCAACAGGCCAATGTTGAGGGTGGACCTGCTCGGCAGCTATTTCAGCAGCATTCTCTTCAGGAGGCTCACCAGAACAACCCTTGGCAAGTAATGCATGATGGGAGAGTATACATGAATGCTGCACAAGAACAGCAACAGCAGCAGAGTGATTTGTTTGGAGGTTCTTATTCTGACAAACCTGCTTCTGCTCATATCCAAGCTCATATGGCTTCTACTACAGGCAGCCTGCAGCCAATTTCTGGTTCTCAATCATCACACCTTATTGGACATCAAAATTCATTAGGACAACAGCATTTACAGATGCACCGCCCTCCAAATGTTAAGCTTATGGAACAACCGTCATATGGACCAAGGTTGCATTATTATGACCATAACAGCAGAGCTGTTCATCCCATGTCGCTTCCTTCTCAGTATCAAAGGCAAGGATATGAGCAATTTGCTCGACAGCAGGATCTGTGCCAGGATCATCTGTTCCATTCTGAAGAAAACATTATGCCACAGCATATAGTGCCTACTGTGCACTCTGATGGTGCTTTACAGAATCTAGTTACCAAGCCAGTTCATGCCATGTACGAAGGGATATCTCAGGGTCATCACACCAATGGGTCAGTAAGGCAACCACCTTCAAATGTTAGAGAAAATTTCGTGCAAGAAAGTGTCATTTCTGCTGGAGATCATCAAGATATGACTGACAGAAGGCGCCTTCAGCCGATGATTTCTCGACAACAAGGTTATACAATTCCTCATGGTGGAATGGAGTATGTGGTGAAACAGTCATCTTCTCCATATATTCACGAGAGACAAGATGAAGGTAATTATGTTCTACAGCACAGAATGCAAGAACCAGACTTTGATGCTGCTTCATCAGGGAGAATGGCAAAATCTGAAGCCAAACAAGACGAGAATGGCACTGATTTATCAGGAAGGCATCTCACAGAACCCGGCACAACTTCCAGTGGAATTTTTCTTCCAGAGGACCCATATGGTTTGTCCCGTTCAGGTTTGGGTGATTCTCGTCACACTTATCAACAAAGTGATAATTTTGGATCTTTTGAACCAACTTCATATCAGTTCAAACAGGCTCCTACTGCGGGGGATATGAAAGCTGTGGGCATTCTTCCAGACCCGGTGCAAGCAACAAGGAGAACTGCAATAATGAATGAAGTTGCAGTACCAAGTTCTGGAATCAATATTCAGGAAGTAAGAGTAGTAAATCCTTTGCAAGAGTCCATGCTGGTTGATCAGTTGCCAAGTACCAGTTCTTTGTTACCTGGTGTTGATCAATCAATCGAGCAGAGACTTAGAGATGTTAATTTGAGTTCTTACTTGCCTAATACTGAAGGTGAACCCTCTATCTCTTCTGAGACGACTTCAATGTGGTGGAATGGGAACGGAGGTGATGATTGTGTTAAAGTGGATATGTTGCATAATGTCCATAAACAATCAGTGGAGCTAGGGGAAGTCAAGCTGCAGGATGGTTCACCTTTGGTAAGTAAAAGTGAAATAAGTGAGCCTGGTGATATTTCTGTCTCTGCTGTGCATAATGAAAGTTCCAGTAATTTAATTTGTATGGCTGAACAGCCTCAGGAGCAATTACTTGGTGAGATGGCAACTGCTGATGCTAGTGGGCATCTGTCTTTCACGCTTCCAGATGACATTTCAAATGCTAGGTCTTCCAATAAAAACAAAGAATTTTTTTCTAACTCTGAGCCCATAACATTGCCAGAGAGTTCACAATATGGAATACAAGTTCCAGCAAAGGAGATAGTTGATGATGATAGTGGACATGCAGTAAGGGATATCCATTCAAATAGAAGCTCCTTTGATCGAGTCAAGGATGGAGATGTGACATCACCAGTTGGGAAAAGTGAATATGATTCAACGATGGACCTCCTGAAAGATGTTTCTGCTTCATATGTGGGAACTGGCAAGGTAACGGAACCCTCTTCTTGCACAAAGACCATTTCTTCTAGCAATTTGTCTCCTATAAGCAACAATTCTGTTTCAACTAGCTTTCTGGTACAAGACAAGGTAACCTATCGGGAAGAGGTCTCTGTTAAGGATGGATTTGGTTTAGGTCTGTCTTCACAAGCCTTGCCTTTGTCAGATATCAAAGTAGAAG ATAAACATGGAGAAGGAGAGGGGCAGAATGCTTTCAAGGATCTACCCGATCTACCCGCTGCATCCGTTCAGCTGCCACTTTGTAATGCTCCAACCCTGTCAATGCATGAATGGGATCAAGCCACTGAAGGTGGAAATGTACAGGGAAATACTTCTCAGAGAGACCCGTTAAAAGGGGCAGAAGATGAAATGGTCACCATCTCAGATTCAATAACAGAG GATCATATAGCTATAGAATCAGGCATGGATGAACCAGATATAGTTATCAAAGAAGCTATTAATCTTGGCTTGCAG ACAATAAAATATGCCGACCTTGAAGAATTGCGGGAGCTTGGTTCTGGCACTTTTGGAACAGTATATCATGGCAAATGGAGGGGAACAGATGTGGCAATCAAACGGATAAAGAATAGCTGCTTCATGGGAAAACCATCTGAGCAAGAGCGTTTG AGGGCTGATTTCTGGAGGGAAGCTCACATGCTTGCACAATTGCATCATCCAAATGTTGTTGCTTTCTATGGTGTTGTACCAGATGGACCGGGGGGAACATTGGCAACAGTTACAGAGTACATGGTGAATGGCTCACTCAAACAGGTCTTGCAAAGGAAGGATAGGTACAG GGGAATTGATCTGCGAAAGCGACTAATAATTTCCATGGATGCTGCGTTTGGAATGGAATATTTACATGGCAAGAATATTGTGCACTTTGACCTGAAATGCGAGAACCTGTTGGTAAACATGAGAGATCCTCAACGTCCTATATGCAAG GTTGGTGATTTAGGGCTTTCGAAAATCAAACATCAGACCTTAGTTTCTGGTGGTGTACGGGGAACCCTTCCATGGATGGCTCCTGAGTTATTGAATGGCAGCAGCAATATGGTTTCTGAAAAG GTGGATGTATTTTCATTTGGAATAGTAATGTGGGAGCTGCTTACTGGAGAGGAGCCTTATGCTAATATGCATTATGGAGCAATCATTG GAGGTATAGTCAACAATACACTGCGTCCACCTATTCCAGGTTCATGTGATCCTGCATGGAGGTCACTTATGGAGCGTTGTTGGTCAGCTGACCCTTCTGCAAGACCTAATTTTACAGAGATAACTAGTGGATTGAGGTCAATGGCAACCTCCCTTCGTTCCAAAGGACAGGGTCATCAAGCTCACGTTCCAGTACATCCACAAAATTAG
- the LOC131077922 gene encoding uncharacterized protein LOC131077922 isoform X4, producing the protein MEEKSIGLGIGPDVPVYNKAPFKEGIYSIPMAGDPAFPPQDMGSSMGNSSRFNESQRYRPVDLSVRTGEEFAMAFSPLSGGGWTENNPGGYWMFGGRKSQIPEGEGTHGYAYEGGMMGMGGQMISGNNISDVAERGNFTAEYGGDYHGVNNENPRAAQGFGLGVDDEFPFDDGSVPQSEFLHRSASAATDDAGGSQKVKFMCSFGGKILPRPSDGALRYVGGETRIVTVGRGIGYSELMQKMVEVCGLVVLLKYQLPNEDLDALVSVSCDEDIENMMDEYERLLEGSGEGSPRLRLFLFTASDSDLAHLASMNDHKLSKQRYVDAVNGITEIGFRKNEDSLASASSQNLENLIGLDSGNNLNSMLPDQGVASGPLPIKIMPQDVVNSGPLPTSSPVSSKQGTSKVPILTPSTSSSSVLSSVPTHPNQSGLGDSSGLFIPEQQGNVAGHSYSVFQQLDRGAGYHDTDYRRPVPSVTTFQSDPQIKAAGSRREWQQENFDVSQSMLDTRSDTLLPPLDPHPTVAQHPTPSTYWQHHVDSYPQNFRYIQQANVEGGPARQLFQQHSLQEAHQNNPWQVMHDGRVYMNAAQEQQQQQSDLFGGSYSDKPASAHIQAHMASTTGSLQPISGSQSSHLIGHQNSLGQQHLQMHRPPNVKLMEQPSYGPRLHYYDHNSRAVHPMSLPSQYQRQGYEQFARQQDLCQDHLFHSEENIMPQHIVPTVHSDGALQNLVTKPVHAMYEGISQGHHTNGSVRQPPSNVRENFVQESVISAGDHQDMTDRRRLQPMISRQQGYTIPHGGMEYVVKQSSSPYIHERQDEGNYVLQHRMQEPDFDAASSGRMAKSEAKQDENGTDLSGRHLTEPGTTSSGIFLPEDPYGLSRSGLGDSRHTYQQSDNFGSFEPTSYQFKQAPTAGDMKAVGILPDPVQATRRTAIMNEVAVPSSGINIQEVRVVNPLQESMLVDQLPSTSSLLPGVDQSIEQRLRDVNLSSYLPNTEGEPSISSETTSMWWNGNGGDDCVKVDMLHNVHKQSVELGEVKLQDGSPLPQEQLLGEMATADASGHLSFTLPDDISNARSSNKNKEFFSNSEPITLPESSQYGIQVPAKEIVDDDSGHAVRDIHSNRSSFDRVKDGDVTSPVGKSEYDSTMDLLKDVSASYVGTGKVTEPSSCTKTISSSNLSPISNNSVSTSFLVQDKVTYREEVSVKDGFGLGLSSQALPLSDIKVEAIADKHGEGEGQNAFKDLPDLPAASVQLPLCNAPTLSMHEWDQATEGGNVQGNTSQRDPLKGAEDEMVTISDSITEDHIAIESGMDEPDIVIKEAINLGLQTIKYADLEELRELGSGTFGTVYHGKWRGTDVAIKRIKNSCFMGKPSEQERLRADFWREAHMLAQLHHPNVVAFYGVVPDGPGGTLATVTEYMVNGSLKQVLQRKDRYRGIDLRKRLIISMDAAFGMEYLHGKNIVHFDLKCENLLVNMRDPQRPICKVGDLGLSKIKHQTLVSGGVRGTLPWMAPELLNGSSNMVSEKVDVFSFGIVMWELLTGEEPYANMHYGAIIGGIVNNTLRPPIPGSCDPAWRSLMERCWSADPSARPNFTEITSGLRSMATSLRSKGQGHQAHVPVHPQN; encoded by the exons ATGGAGGAAAAATCAATAGGCTTAGGTATAGGACCAGATGTGCCTGTTTATAATAAAGCCCCATTTAAAGAGGGCATCTATTCCATACCCATGGCTGGGGATCCGGCCTTTCCTCCTCAAGATATGGGTTCTTCCATGGGTAACAGCTCTAGGTTTAACGAAAGCCAAAGGTATCGCCCTGTGGATCTTAGTGTTAGGACTGGGGAAGAGTTTGCCATGGCGTTTTCTCCCTTGAGTGGTGGTGGCTGGACTGAGAATAATCCTGGTGGGTATTGGATGTTTGGTGGGAGGAAAAGCCAGATTCCTGAGGGTGAGGGGACTCATGGTTATGCTTATGAGGGGGGAATGATGGGCATGGGTGGGCAAATGATATCGGGGAATAATATATCTGATGTGGCAGAGAGAGGCAATTTTACTGCAGAGTATGGGGGAGATTATCATGGGGTAAATAATGAGAACCCCAGGGCAGCACAGGGTTTTGGTTTGGGGGTTGATGACGAATTCCCGTTTGATGATGGCTCTGTACCCCAATCAGAATTTCTTCATCGTTCAGCCTCAGCCGCAACAGATGATGCCGGTGGGTCTCAGAAGGTGAAGTTCATGTGTAGTTTTGGGGGCAAAATTTTGCCCAGGCCAAGCGATGGTGCTTTAAGATATGTAGGTGGTGAGACTCGAATTGTCACTGTCGGTAGGGGTATTGGATATTCAGAGCTCATGCAGAAGATGGTGGAGGTGTGTGGTCTGGTTGTGTTACTTAAGTATCAATTGCCCAATGAGGATCTTGATGCTCTGGTTTCtgtttcttgtgatgaggatatcGAGAATATGATGGATGAGTATgagaggcttctagaaggttcaGGCGAAGGATCACCCAGGCTCAGACTGTTTCTTTTCACTGCATCTGATTCTGATCTAGCCCATCTTGCTTCAATGAACGATCACAAATTATCCAAGCAGCGTTATGTAGATGCTGTCAATGGGATAACAGAGATAGGCTTCAGGAAAAATGAGGACAGTTTGGCAAGTGCATCTTCACAAAATTTGGAGAATTTGATTGGTCTGGATTCTGGGAATAATTTGAACTCGATGTTGCCAGATCAGGGAGTTGCGTCAGGTCCATTGCCCATCAAAATAATGCCCCAGGATGTTGTGAATTCAGGTCCTCTACCAACTAGCTCACCAGTTTCTTCTAAGCAAGGTACTTCTAAAGTCCCTATCCTAACGccatcaacttcatcttcatctgTGTTGTCCTCGGTGCCCACTCATCCCAACCAGTCTGGATTAGGAGATAGTTCTGGACTTTTTATCCCAGAACAACAAGGAAATGTTGCTGGTCATTCATACTCTGTATTCCAACAACTAGACAGAGGGGCTGGTTATCATGATACAGATTACAGGAGACCTGTGCCATCTGTTACCACCTTTCAGAGTGATCCTCAGATTAAAGCCGCTGGGTCTAGGAGAGAGTGGCAGCAAGAGAACTTTGATGTTTCCCAGTCCATGTTGGATACTAGATCAGATACACTGCTGCCTCCTCTGGATCCACACCCTACTGTTGCACAGCATCCAACACCATCTACATATTGGCAACATCATGTAGATTCATATCCACAAAATTTCAGATACATTCAACAGGCCAATGTTGAGGGTGGACCTGCTCGGCAGCTATTTCAGCAGCATTCTCTTCAGGAGGCTCACCAGAACAACCCTTGGCAAGTAATGCATGATGGGAGAGTATACATGAATGCTGCACAAGAACAGCAACAGCAGCAGAGTGATTTGTTTGGAGGTTCTTATTCTGACAAACCTGCTTCTGCTCATATCCAAGCTCATATGGCTTCTACTACAGGCAGCCTGCAGCCAATTTCTGGTTCTCAATCATCACACCTTATTGGACATCAAAATTCATTAGGACAACAGCATTTACAGATGCACCGCCCTCCAAATGTTAAGCTTATGGAACAACCGTCATATGGACCAAGGTTGCATTATTATGACCATAACAGCAGAGCTGTTCATCCCATGTCGCTTCCTTCTCAGTATCAAAGGCAAGGATATGAGCAATTTGCTCGACAGCAGGATCTGTGCCAGGATCATCTGTTCCATTCTGAAGAAAACATTATGCCACAGCATATAGTGCCTACTGTGCACTCTGATGGTGCTTTACAGAATCTAGTTACCAAGCCAGTTCATGCCATGTACGAAGGGATATCTCAGGGTCATCACACCAATGGGTCAGTAAGGCAACCACCTTCAAATGTTAGAGAAAATTTCGTGCAAGAAAGTGTCATTTCTGCTGGAGATCATCAAGATATGACTGACAGAAGGCGCCTTCAGCCGATGATTTCTCGACAACAAGGTTATACAATTCCTCATGGTGGAATGGAGTATGTGGTGAAACAGTCATCTTCTCCATATATTCACGAGAGACAAGATGAAGGTAATTATGTTCTACAGCACAGAATGCAAGAACCAGACTTTGATGCTGCTTCATCAGGGAGAATGGCAAAATCTGAAGCCAAACAAGACGAGAATGGCACTGATTTATCAGGAAGGCATCTCACAGAACCCGGCACAACTTCCAGTGGAATTTTTCTTCCAGAGGACCCATATGGTTTGTCCCGTTCAGGTTTGGGTGATTCTCGTCACACTTATCAACAAAGTGATAATTTTGGATCTTTTGAACCAACTTCATATCAGTTCAAACAGGCTCCTACTGCGGGGGATATGAAAGCTGTGGGCATTCTTCCAGACCCGGTGCAAGCAACAAGGAGAACTGCAATAATGAATGAAGTTGCAGTACCAAGTTCTGGAATCAATATTCAGGAAGTAAGAGTAGTAAATCCTTTGCAAGAGTCCATGCTGGTTGATCAGTTGCCAAGTACCAGTTCTTTGTTACCTGGTGTTGATCAATCAATCGAGCAGAGACTTAGAGATGTTAATTTGAGTTCTTACTTGCCTAATACTGAAGGTGAACCCTCTATCTCTTCTGAGACGACTTCAATGTGGTGGAATGGGAACGGAGGTGATGATTGTGTTAAAGTGGATATGTTGCATAATGTCCATAAACAATCAGTGGAGCTAGGGGAAGTCAAGCTGCAGGATGGTTCACCTTTG CCTCAGGAGCAATTACTTGGTGAGATGGCAACTGCTGATGCTAGTGGGCATCTGTCTTTCACGCTTCCAGATGACATTTCAAATGCTAGGTCTTCCAATAAAAACAAAGAATTTTTTTCTAACTCTGAGCCCATAACATTGCCAGAGAGTTCACAATATGGAATACAAGTTCCAGCAAAGGAGATAGTTGATGATGATAGTGGACATGCAGTAAGGGATATCCATTCAAATAGAAGCTCCTTTGATCGAGTCAAGGATGGAGATGTGACATCACCAGTTGGGAAAAGTGAATATGATTCAACGATGGACCTCCTGAAAGATGTTTCTGCTTCATATGTGGGAACTGGCAAGGTAACGGAACCCTCTTCTTGCACAAAGACCATTTCTTCTAGCAATTTGTCTCCTATAAGCAACAATTCTGTTTCAACTAGCTTTCTGGTACAAGACAAGGTAACCTATCGGGAAGAGGTCTCTGTTAAGGATGGATTTGGTTTAGGTCTGTCTTCACAAGCCTTGCCTTTGTCAGATATCAAAGTAGAAG CTATTGCAGATAAACATGGAGAAGGAGAGGGGCAGAATGCTTTCAAGGATCTACCCGATCTACCCGCTGCATCCGTTCAGCTGCCACTTTGTAATGCTCCAACCCTGTCAATGCATGAATGGGATCAAGCCACTGAAGGTGGAAATGTACAGGGAAATACTTCTCAGAGAGACCCGTTAAAAGGGGCAGAAGATGAAATGGTCACCATCTCAGATTCAATAACAGAG GATCATATAGCTATAGAATCAGGCATGGATGAACCAGATATAGTTATCAAAGAAGCTATTAATCTTGGCTTGCAG ACAATAAAATATGCCGACCTTGAAGAATTGCGGGAGCTTGGTTCTGGCACTTTTGGAACAGTATATCATGGCAAATGGAGGGGAACAGATGTGGCAATCAAACGGATAAAGAATAGCTGCTTCATGGGAAAACCATCTGAGCAAGAGCGTTTG AGGGCTGATTTCTGGAGGGAAGCTCACATGCTTGCACAATTGCATCATCCAAATGTTGTTGCTTTCTATGGTGTTGTACCAGATGGACCGGGGGGAACATTGGCAACAGTTACAGAGTACATGGTGAATGGCTCACTCAAACAGGTCTTGCAAAGGAAGGATAGGTACAG GGGAATTGATCTGCGAAAGCGACTAATAATTTCCATGGATGCTGCGTTTGGAATGGAATATTTACATGGCAAGAATATTGTGCACTTTGACCTGAAATGCGAGAACCTGTTGGTAAACATGAGAGATCCTCAACGTCCTATATGCAAG GTTGGTGATTTAGGGCTTTCGAAAATCAAACATCAGACCTTAGTTTCTGGTGGTGTACGGGGAACCCTTCCATGGATGGCTCCTGAGTTATTGAATGGCAGCAGCAATATGGTTTCTGAAAAG GTGGATGTATTTTCATTTGGAATAGTAATGTGGGAGCTGCTTACTGGAGAGGAGCCTTATGCTAATATGCATTATGGAGCAATCATTG GAGGTATAGTCAACAATACACTGCGTCCACCTATTCCAGGTTCATGTGATCCTGCATGGAGGTCACTTATGGAGCGTTGTTGGTCAGCTGACCCTTCTGCAAGACCTAATTTTACAGAGATAACTAGTGGATTGAGGTCAATGGCAACCTCCCTTCGTTCCAAAGGACAGGGTCATCAAGCTCACGTTCCAGTACATCCACAAAATTAG